The proteins below are encoded in one region of Plasmodium relictum strain SGS1 genome assembly, chromosome: 5:
- a CDS encoding memo-like protein, putative codes for MKNYRKAYHSGSWYSNNSNVLRNSIDLFFKKLNPKKLNLKAAICPHAGYDYSLETNAHVYSCINLENVSNIFIFGPNHHIYNNKCLFPKIDEYETPFGFLEINKDIISDILKNDSYNLYDFIDEIDDEEEHSIEMQLPLIKYIINDKIIKIIPIYVGCIGNDVEKIKLFCEPLKKYFEDNKNLFLFSSDFCHYGSRFNFTNILPKYNDKYIFKQIEKMDKDAANIISRHNITDFIDYLNKTRNTICGSNPIKIMLNLLQNYSGNVLTKLLHYTQSNHSKNINDSSVSYAGIVSIIN; via the exons atgaaaaattatagaaaagCATATCACAGTGGTTCTTGGTATTCTAACAATA GTAATGTACTGAGAAATTctattgatttattttttaaaaaactaaatcccaaaaaattaaatctaAAAGCAGCCATTTGCCc tcATGCTGGATATGATTATTCACTTGAAACAAATGCTCATGTTTATTCGTGTATAAACCTAGAAAATGTGTca aacatttttatatttggtCCTAATCATCACATTTACAATAATAAATGTTTATTCCCTAAAATAGACGAATATGAAACACCTTTTGGatttttagaaataaataaagata TTATATCAGATATTTTGAAGAATGATTCTTACAATTTATATGATTTTATTGATGAAATAGATGACGAAGAAGAGCATTCAATAGAAATGCAACTtcctttaataaaatatataattaatga taaaattataaaaataatacctATATATGTGGGGTGCATAGGAAATGAtgttgaaaaaataaaattatttt gtgaacctttaaagaaatatttcgaagataataaaaatttatttttattttcatctgATTTTTGCCATTACGGATCAag atttaattttacaaatatattaccaaaatataatgataaatatatatttaaacaaATAGAA aaaatgGATAAAGATGCTGCCAATATTATTAGTAGACATAATATAACAg attttaTTGATTACTTAAATAAAACACGTAATACAATATGTGGTTCAAATcctataaaaattatgttgaat ttaCTTCAAAATTATTCAGGGAATGTTTTAACAAAATTGCTGCATTATACTCag tcCAATCActctaaaaatataaatgattcaTCTGTTTCATATGCTGGAATTGtttctattattaattaa
- the CRK1 gene encoding cdc2-related protein kinase 1, putative — MSFNNDGKYYKCTMNNESVKKNAGFNKISRASINSNEKINLPNKKHNYDENNSINNNLKKDKHMLVKNNTQNISINFTNKKDSLFSKTTKYLNNIKEFNSEYKIEEEKRKMIDDIDNLHKSEMKDTKKKESSNYFTNDKITGKYLHSRENKSFDILHEKRSNEIYIKPINKKYMNSCEKKKKRSYEELNDKIDKVYSHNSNKKSSERYNSVNKKSHERKRYKNSPEIYNKRMNSRREKKIETFEKSPCKLDNKKETINNSENSERFLKEKKKSLDYRESKFADEKYDKHKEKYNKGNFELNEKNKSCKTLKYPNYKYIDNDKAANHKDIKIGKDVINKKYIHKDNTNAYVNEDEKYSEEKKEKKESYYNINDKKNIQTYPKNFNENDEPCKSKKYYEVCRDSKEIEEKSLQKKSSLKDDNKSKRKIENINENIGEYISENIKENISENISENAHESISESRNSTSDEKHTEKNKNENSSYEEDAVEECETPNEYSSDSEKNKVDCILNGCRSVKNYRKLNKISEGTYGTVFRAQNKKTKKIVALKQLKHFSSIQNEGFAITSLREINILLQLKHENILSIKEVVIGKNLNDIYLVMEYIEHELKILLDNKLPSFTISELKCLLKQLLSGINYLHTNWVMHRDLKPTNLLYSNRGILKICDFGMSRKFGHINIHNLTKNVVTLWYRAPELLLGEKFYTNKIDIWSVGCIFAEMILKKPLFIGDNEYEQIMKILSLLGLPDKESYPEFYEYTFISKNKDLFKKKKIKMNVNNIRSYFPNVANQFSGLYLSDNGIDLLQKLLHFNPKNRISAAEALNHPYFKEFPKPTEISEMPIIPDTNKVIRSSKMARHVNLLNQKNIQFHS; from the coding sequence atgagtTTTAATAATGAcggaaaatattataaatgtaCAATGAATAACGAAtcagttaaaaaaaatgcagGATTTAACAAAATATCAAGAGCTTCGATTAAtagtaatgaaaaaattaacttaccaaataaaaaacacaattatgatgaaaataatagtataaacaataatttaaaaaaagataagcATATGTTAGTAAAGAATAATACACAAAATATATCCATTAATTTTACCAATAAAAAAGATTCTCTGTTTTCAAAAACAacgaaatatttaaataatataaaagaattcAATTCCGAATATAAAATAGAAGAGGAGAAGAGAAAAATGATTGACGATATTGATAATTTACATAAGAGTGAAATGAAagatactaaaaaaaaagaaagcaGCAACTATTTtacaaatgataaaataacgGGTAAGTATTTACATAGCAGAGAAAACAAAAGTTTTGATATATTACATGAAAAACGTAGTaatgaaatttatataaaaccaataaataaaaaatatatgaattcatgtgaaaaaaaaaaaaaaagatcatatgaagaattaaatgataaaatagatAAAGTATATTCTCATAATTCTAATAAGAAGTCATCAGAAAGATATAATAGTGTAAATAAGAAATCTCATGAAAGAAAGAGATATAAAAATTCTCcggaaatatataataaaagaatgAATAGtagaagagaaaaaaaaatagaaacatTTGAAAAATCACCATGTAAGCttgataataaaaaggaaacaATAAATAATTCAGAGAATTCTGAGcgttttttaaaagaaaaaaaaaagagtctTGATTACAGAGAATCAAAATTTGCTGATGAAAAATACGATAaacataaagaaaaatataataaaggaAATTTTGAgcttaatgaaaaaaataaatcatgTAAGACACTAAAATATCCAAACTATAAGTATATTGACAATGACAAGGCAGCGAATCATAAAGATATCAAGATTGGAAAAGatgtaattaataaaaaatatatacataaggATAATACAAATGCATATGTTAATGAAGATGAAAAATAtagtgaagaaaaaaaagaaaaaaaagagtcatattataatataaatgataagaaaaatatacaaaCATATCccaaaaattttaatgaaaatgatgaacCATGTAAAAGTAAGAAATATTATGAAGTATGCAGAGATAGCAAggaaatagaagaaaaaagttTGCAGAAAAAGAGCTCCTTGAAAGATgataataaatcaaaaagaaagatagaaaatataaatgaaaatataggTGAATATATCagtgaaaatattaaagaaaatattagtGAAAATATAAGTGAAAATGCACACGAAAGTATTAGTGAATCAAGAAATTCGACAAGTGATGAAAAACATAcagaaaaaaacaaaaatgaaaatagtaGCTATGAAGAAGATGCAGTAGAAGAATGTGAAACACCAAATGAATATTCGAGTGACagtgaaaaaaataaggtTGATTGTATATTAAATGGATGCAGAAgtgtaaaaaattatagaaaattaaataaaataagcgAAGGCACATACGGTACAGTATTCAGAGCAcagaataaaaaaacaaaaaaaattgttgCTCTTAAACAATTGAAACATTTTTCAAGTATACAAAATGAAGGATTTGCAATAACCTCATTGagagaaataaatatattattacaaCTAAAGCACGAAAACATCCTATCAATTAAAGAAGTAGTAATTGGTAAgaatttaaatgatatatatttagtaATGGAATATATTGAACacgaattaaaaatattattagatAATAAATTACCAAGTTTTACAATATCTGAATTAAAATGCCTACTAAAGCAGTTATTAAGTggaataaattatttacacACTAATTGGGTTATGCACAGAGATTTAAAACCaactaatttattatatagtAACAGaggaatattaaaaatttgtgATTTTGGGATGTCTAGAAAATTTGgtcatataaatatacataatcTTACAAAAAATGTGGTAACCTTATGGTATAGGGCACCTGAATTATTATTAGgagaaaaattttatacaaataaaattgatataTGGAGTGTAGGATGCATTTTTGCTgaaatgatattaaaaaaaccACTATTTATAGGAGATAACGAATATGAacaaattatgaaaattttaagtttATTAGGATTACCGGATAAAGAATCTTATCCTGAGTTTTATgaatatacatttatatcgAAAAATAAAgacttatttaaaaaaaaaaaaattaaaatgaatgTTAATAATATTCGTTCCTATTTTCCAAATGTAGCTAATCAATTTTCTGGTTTATATTTGTCTGATAATGGAATAGatttattacaaaaattattacattttaATCCCAAAAATAGAATATCTGCAGCTGAAGCTTTAAATCATCCctattttaaagaatttcCAAAACCGACAGAAATAAGTGAAATGCCAATTATACCAGATACTAACAAAGTTATCAGATCCAGTAAAATGGCTCGGCatgttaatttattaaatcaaaaaaatatccAGTTCCattcctaa